Proteins found in one Allorhizobium pseudoryzae genomic segment:
- the folK gene encoding 2-amino-4-hydroxy-6-hydroxymethyldihydropteridine diphosphokinase has protein sequence MIRAALGFGGNLGDPRQSMAEALRILDARPDCRVAAVSRLYRTPPWGKTDQADFFNACALIDTALAPNALLELCLEIERGMKRVRIERWGPRTIDIDVLTYGSDTVHEEGLDIPHPRMVERAFVLMPLADIAPELQVMGQTITAWLSQADQSGIVVSEATQDWWRGP, from the coding sequence ATGATCCGCGCCGCTCTCGGCTTCGGCGGCAATCTCGGCGATCCGCGGCAATCGATGGCCGAGGCGCTGAGGATCCTCGATGCCCGGCCCGACTGCCGCGTGGCGGCGGTTTCCCGGCTTTACCGTACGCCTCCCTGGGGCAAGACGGATCAGGCGGATTTCTTCAATGCCTGTGCGCTGATCGACACCGCGCTTGCGCCGAACGCGCTACTGGAACTGTGCCTGGAGATTGAGCGCGGCATGAAACGCGTGCGCATCGAACGCTGGGGGCCGCGCACGATCGATATCGACGTGCTGACCTATGGCAGCGACACCGTGCATGAGGAGGGGCTTGACATCCCGCATCCGCGCATGGTGGAGCGCGCCTTCGTGCTGATGCCGCTTGCCGATATCGCGCCGGAGCTTCAGGTGATGGGCCAAACGATAACGGCCTGGCTGAGCCAGGCCGATCAATCGGGGATCGTGGTGTCGGAGGCCACCCAGGACTGGTGGCGTGGGCCTTAG
- a CDS encoding apolipoprotein A-IV repeat region-like domain-containing protein, translating to MAKKPHSESIDETAFQALEDALKIDFNDDPQPRATPKAPMPKAQKTTSISPSREASVQETPDQRSAAAQRRTRPPEATQPPRPQPTEAVAPKSPSFEPANDSGRRATTAILRSLESGSMRSALRNAGIISLLWTIGGLGFAQLLYGAQLWSVSSIAELVAMPGVVAIFIGILVPVMLFFAFAIMMARAQDLRNAARSMAEVALRLAEPEAIATDRIMSVGQAVRREVSAMNEGIERTIARATELETLVHSEVSALERSYADNELRVRGLVHELGSERDAIVNHAERIRSSIVDAHDQLKEDLSLATEEIAVRLATSGEAFASMIETRSATIMEKSNAAGEALGSLLSAKTDSLIKALNASGSSLADEFDTRLAQLGSTLSNRGEEILKSFETRASTLDASTEKLNAALSDRTRMLNETLLARTREINETLTSGERTIGGTLGTVLTNLNRSLEEKGASFRQSLQSAADDTVMDLDLRTGMFEERLQGTIGQLSATFDRGLDDFTSAFDSRAGTLGSKLTESLSRISATVNGGSESIEGILSTSIERLGSTFTDHSLTLATTLGTSQELLESAMERSSSQIGEVLDSRTRKLTAELEERNRALNEGLETRSRTLTQDFDTRSRALIDDLDDRNIQLATSLAVQSATLSENVATAHERIDAVMSEQTAAFTSALDQSQSRFAETVSNRSSAIVDAVTGSQKQFAEVLDAKTAALENAVVGAPERLSSLLDTRIDSMSDILSRGHERIEGDLGRRMNELGEIVGGAGDRIAETFDDRTKALTTTLSVNEDRFTGLIETMSDTLSRGQKQIEDDLGRRVNELGEIVGGAGERIAETFDDRTFALTTTLSVNEDRLSNLIDTRIETMSETLSQGQQRIETDLGRRMNELGEIVGGAGDRIAETFDERTMALTTTLSVNEDRLSNLIDTRIETMSETLSQGQQRIETDLGRRMNELGEIVGGAGDRIAETFDDRTFALTTTLSVNEDRLSNLIDTRIETMSETLSQGQQRIETDLGRRMNELGEIVGGAGDRIAETFDDRTMALTTTLSVNEDRLSNLIDTRIETMSDTLAKGHDRIEGNLGRRIDTLGEIVGGASDRIAETLDDRALTLSTSLAIGEERFASALDDKASSILSTIDTADNRIAESFAARGEALRETYEQNQARLDRTLSERHAEIARTLSFGSEVIDRSVGTAAGRIETALSSGTERFETSLGDGIARVEGMLGEGEQKMSRLVASANQQMGETLDQRHDQLRATLDERRQMIAGTLSDANEQINDLLFDQATNIGTTIATSAGMLEMSLETQQDNLRGIIDTAGQDLDARLRNTAGDIAGRLGDAAREISTSADSFSSRVEQTVGGVSSTLDETGRRIEGTFAGLEDRMRVQVEAVSGVVDTAGRTLSERLAERASELERISATSLGRLTETVERGTSDFERITGEAGERITGAFDSGTARVDERLTTMDKAITIGLDNVSRTIEGKASSLASSLRDAVTTAARELDTEAMRSAEELSRLSAQFSTEVEARNADFARALEERSSEIAGRIGETQNRLAGQAAAVAQAFSEAGNSIMHKVSEAENLVRQQVGNITGSLDEAGRELDARGEAIRTSLAQTADNVNAALQSVDQSLAGHSETLRSSLSQTAGEINAAMAAVDKALEARGEAIRASLDNRSRDLNSMLASRSAELSRLIDEKAKPLVDQYAETGRSAAERLASAAGESTERLVAAAQLNAQRLRQENGALVEAITARTNETLSAIGERTQQAAGALRKVEQGLAANVNDLITRLENSNTGIAALVETAAREIGVTIDRATEQLSAADQKLDATASRFSEKTSQAADMVSSSSRLLENNVDRLSHISGQTLTQVGGIVGRFDEYTRVLDQAAELLGAAQSNLASTLSERQDALRSLSVGLVKRSEEIEANMRNLSTVVDGAFRQTEERTMEVGQRLRADLQGSLAEIGRGLSDTEQRAAKTAEGMRAALMGAGEDATQSIENTLASAEKRSRQLAEQIRSGVAGSLTDVDRLLSDAAGKSDLAAAQLRDTLQQAVEDAISRFSGATDEIRRSAGDIRRELDETRQELKRGAFDLPEEAKESAAAMRRAVSEQIKALQDISALVGKSAQTLEVSQPAPARQAPQPAAPQVARQPAPQPAPQPVAQQPAPVRQQAAPAAQYAAPPRAPVAPPQPAPRTDLADNGLRGSLPPERTVSVTPRQPEAPRSETGGWISDLLRAASREEQAEAQPRQPAPRAAEPQPRAGDQRNPRHMVESLNSLSVDIARAIDHDASVELWRRYQRGERDVFTRRLYTLKGQQTFDEIQRKYQREPEFRTAVDRYIADFEKLLADVARTDRDRSVTQSYLTSDTGKVYTMLAHASGRFN from the coding sequence ATGGCGAAGAAACCGCACAGCGAGTCGATCGATGAGACGGCGTTCCAGGCGTTGGAAGACGCGCTGAAGATCGATTTCAACGACGATCCGCAGCCACGGGCCACGCCGAAGGCACCCATGCCGAAAGCGCAGAAGACAACGTCGATTTCTCCTTCCCGCGAGGCCTCAGTGCAAGAGACGCCGGACCAGCGCAGCGCAGCCGCACAGCGACGGACACGTCCGCCCGAGGCAACCCAGCCGCCCCGCCCTCAGCCCACGGAAGCGGTCGCGCCGAAATCTCCGAGTTTCGAACCGGCCAATGACAGCGGCCGCCGTGCAACGACCGCCATCCTGCGCTCGCTCGAAAGCGGCTCCATGCGCTCGGCCCTGCGCAATGCCGGTATCATCTCCCTGCTCTGGACGATCGGCGGCCTCGGCTTTGCCCAGCTTCTTTATGGTGCCCAGCTGTGGAGCGTCTCCTCCATCGCCGAACTCGTTGCGATGCCGGGCGTCGTCGCGATCTTCATCGGCATCCTCGTGCCCGTCATGCTGTTCTTCGCCTTCGCCATCATGATGGCAAGAGCCCAGGACCTGCGCAATGCCGCCCGCTCCATGGCGGAAGTCGCCCTGCGGCTGGCCGAGCCGGAAGCGATCGCCACCGACCGCATCATGTCGGTCGGCCAGGCGGTCCGCCGCGAAGTCTCGGCCATGAACGAAGGCATCGAGCGCACGATTGCCCGCGCGACCGAACTGGAAACCCTCGTGCATTCGGAAGTCAGCGCGCTGGAGCGCAGCTATGCCGACAACGAGCTGCGGGTCCGCGGCCTCGTGCACGAACTCGGCTCCGAGCGGGATGCGATCGTCAATCATGCGGAGCGGATCCGCTCCTCGATCGTCGATGCGCATGACCAGTTGAAGGAAGACCTGTCGCTCGCCACCGAAGAGATTGCCGTTCGTCTGGCAACCTCGGGCGAGGCCTTCGCCTCGATGATCGAAACGCGCTCGGCGACGATCATGGAAAAGTCGAATGCCGCCGGCGAAGCTCTGGGCTCGCTGCTGTCGGCCAAGACCGATTCGCTGATCAAGGCATTGAATGCCTCCGGTTCCTCGCTTGCCGACGAGTTCGATACGCGCCTGGCACAGCTCGGCAGCACGCTTTCCAACCGCGGCGAAGAGATCCTCAAGAGTTTCGAGACACGCGCCTCGACGCTCGATGCCAGCACCGAGAAGCTCAACGCAGCGCTCTCCGATCGCACCCGCATGCTCAACGAGACGCTGCTCGCCCGCACCCGCGAGATCAACGAGACGCTGACAAGCGGCGAACGCACGATCGGCGGCACGCTCGGCACGGTCCTGACGAACCTCAACCGCTCTCTCGAGGAAAAGGGCGCAAGCTTCCGCCAGAGCCTGCAAAGTGCGGCGGACGACACGGTCATGGATCTCGACCTGCGCACCGGCATGTTCGAGGAACGACTGCAGGGAACGATCGGCCAGTTGAGCGCCACCTTCGACCGGGGGCTGGACGATTTCACCAGTGCCTTCGACAGCCGCGCCGGCACGCTCGGCTCCAAGCTGACCGAGAGCCTGAGCCGCATCAGCGCCACCGTCAACGGCGGCTCGGAGTCGATCGAGGGGATCCTCTCGACGAGCATCGAACGCCTCGGCTCCACATTCACCGACCATTCGCTGACGCTCGCCACGACCCTCGGCACCAGCCAGGAACTGCTGGAATCCGCAATGGAACGCAGCAGCAGCCAGATCGGCGAGGTTCTGGACAGCCGCACCCGCAAGCTGACGGCAGAACTGGAAGAGCGCAACCGCGCACTGAACGAGGGTCTCGAGACACGCAGCCGCACGCTCACCCAGGATTTCGACACCCGCTCGCGCGCCCTGATCGACGACCTCGACGACCGCAACATTCAGCTCGCCACCTCTCTCGCCGTCCAGTCGGCGACGCTGTCCGAAAATGTCGCGACCGCGCATGAGCGCATCGATGCCGTGATGAGCGAGCAGACGGCGGCCTTCACCAGCGCACTCGACCAGAGCCAGTCGCGGTTTGCCGAAACCGTCTCCAACCGATCCTCGGCCATCGTGGATGCCGTCACCGGCAGCCAGAAACAGTTTGCCGAGGTGCTCGACGCCAAGACTGCAGCCCTGGAAAATGCAGTGGTCGGCGCACCGGAGCGTCTCTCCAGCCTGCTCGATACGCGCATCGACAGCATGTCGGACATTCTGTCACGCGGACACGAGCGGATTGAAGGCGATCTTGGTCGTCGCATGAACGAACTCGGCGAAATCGTCGGCGGCGCCGGTGACCGCATCGCCGAGACCTTCGACGACCGCACCAAGGCGCTGACGACGACGCTCTCGGTCAACGAGGACCGCTTCACGGGCCTCATCGAGACGATGTCCGACACGCTCAGCCGCGGTCAGAAGCAGATCGAGGATGATCTCGGTCGCCGCGTCAACGAACTCGGCGAGATCGTCGGTGGCGCCGGCGAGCGCATCGCCGAGACGTTTGACGACCGGACCTTTGCCCTCACCACCACGCTGTCGGTGAACGAGGACCGTCTGTCGAACCTCATCGACACCCGCATCGAAACCATGTCCGAGACCCTCAGCCAGGGTCAGCAGCGCATCGAGACCGATCTCGGCCGCCGCATGAACGAACTCGGCGAAATCGTTGGTGGTGCCGGCGACCGTATCGCCGAAACCTTCGACGAACGGACCATGGCGCTGACCACCACGCTGTCGGTCAATGAGGACCGTCTGTCGAACCTCATCGACACCCGCATCGAGACCATGTCCGAGACCCTCAGCCAGGGTCAGCAGCGCATCGAGACCGATCTCGGCCGCCGCATGAACGAGTTGGGCGAGATCGTCGGTGGCGCAGGCGACCGTATCGCTGAGACCTTCGACGACCGGACCTTTGCCCTCACCACCACGCTGTCGGTCAACGAGGACCGTCTGTCGAACCTCATCGACACCCGCATCGAGACCATGTCCGAGACCCTCAGCCAGGGTCAGCAGCGCATCGAGACCGATCTCGGCCGCCGTATGAACGAACTCGGCGAGATCGTCGGTGGCGCCGGCGATCGCATCGCCGAAACCTTCGACGACCGGACCATGGCGCTGACCACCACGCTGTCGGTCAACGAGGACCGTCTGTCGAACCTCATCGACACCCGCATCGAAACCATGTCGGACACCCTCGCCAAGGGTCACGACCGGATCGAGGGTAATCTTGGCCGCCGGATCGACACCCTGGGCGAGATCGTCGGTGGTGCAAGCGACCGAATCGCCGAAACGCTGGACGACCGCGCACTCACGCTCTCGACGTCGCTCGCCATCGGCGAGGAACGTTTCGCATCGGCCCTGGACGACAAGGCAAGCTCGATCCTCTCGACCATCGATACCGCCGACAACCGGATCGCCGAGAGTTTTGCCGCCCGCGGCGAAGCGCTGCGCGAGACCTACGAGCAGAACCAGGCGCGCCTCGACCGCACGCTGTCCGAACGCCATGCGGAAATCGCGCGCACCCTCTCCTTCGGCAGCGAAGTCATCGATCGCAGCGTCGGCACGGCTGCCGGCCGGATTGAGACGGCCCTTTCCTCCGGCACGGAGCGTTTCGAGACCAGCCTCGGCGACGGCATTGCCCGCGTCGAAGGAATGCTTGGTGAGGGCGAGCAGAAGATGTCGCGCCTCGTCGCATCCGCCAACCAGCAGATGGGCGAAACGCTTGACCAGCGCCACGACCAGTTGCGCGCCACGCTCGACGAGCGGCGCCAGATGATTGCCGGCACGCTTTCCGACGCCAACGAACAGATCAACGACCTGCTCTTCGATCAGGCGACGAACATTGGAACGACGATCGCGACCAGCGCCGGAATGCTGGAAATGTCGCTCGAGACCCAGCAGGACAATCTGCGCGGGATCATCGACACGGCCGGTCAGGATCTCGACGCGCGTCTGCGCAACACCGCGGGCGATATTGCCGGCCGGTTGGGTGACGCTGCCCGCGAGATCTCCACCTCGGCGGATTCTTTCTCCAGCCGCGTCGAACAGACGGTCGGCGGCGTGTCCTCCACGCTGGACGAAACCGGCCGTCGCATCGAAGGCACGTTTGCCGGTCTGGAAGACCGCATGCGGGTTCAGGTCGAAGCCGTCAGCGGCGTCGTCGATACCGCCGGACGCACCCTGTCGGAACGCCTGGCCGAGCGTGCCAGCGAGCTGGAACGCATCAGCGCCACCAGCCTCGGTCGCCTGACGGAGACCGTGGAGCGTGGCACGTCCGATTTCGAGCGCATCACCGGCGAAGCGGGCGAGCGCATCACCGGCGCCTTCGACAGCGGAACCGCGCGTGTCGACGAACGCCTGACCACGATGGACAAGGCAATCACCATCGGCCTCGACAACGTCTCGCGCACCATCGAAGGCAAGGCGTCTTCGCTTGCCTCGTCGCTGCGCGACGCCGTGACGACCGCGGCCCGTGAACTCGACACCGAAGCCATGCGCTCGGCGGAAGAACTCTCCAGGCTGAGTGCCCAGTTCTCAACCGAGGTCGAAGCGCGCAACGCCGATTTCGCCCGCGCCTTGGAAGAGCGTTCGAGCGAGATTGCCGGCCGCATCGGCGAGACGCAGAACCGGCTGGCCGGCCAGGCCGCCGCCGTCGCCCAGGCCTTCTCCGAAGCCGGCAATTCGATCATGCACAAGGTGTCCGAGGCGGAAAACCTGGTGCGCCAGCAGGTTGGCAACATCACCGGCTCGCTGGACGAGGCCGGCCGCGAACTCGATGCCCGCGGCGAAGCCATCCGCACCTCGCTCGCCCAGACAGCAGATAACGTCAACGCGGCGCTGCAGTCGGTCGATCAGTCGCTCGCCGGCCACAGCGAAACGCTGCGCTCGTCGCTCTCCCAGACGGCCGGCGAAATCAACGCCGCCATGGCTGCCGTCGACAAGGCCCTCGAAGCCCGCGGCGAAGCGATCCGCGCCAGCCTCGACAACCGCTCGCGTGACCTCAACTCCATGCTCGCCTCGCGCTCGGCCGAACTGTCGCGCCTCATCGACGAAAAGGCGAAGCCGCTCGTCGATCAGTATGCCGAAACCGGGCGCAGCGCAGCCGAACGCCTGGCATCGGCTGCCGGCGAAAGCACCGAACGTCTCGTGGCGGCGGCCCAGCTCAATGCCCAGCGCCTGCGCCAGGAAAACGGTGCCTTGGTGGAGGCGATCACCGCCCGGACCAACGAAACGCTCTCGGCCATCGGCGAGCGGACGCAGCAGGCAGCCGGTGCGCTCCGCAAAGTCGAGCAGGGTCTGGCGGCCAACGTCAACGACCTCATCACCCGCCTGGAAAACAGCAATACGGGCATCGCAGCTTTGGTGGAAACCGCCGCCCGCGAAATCGGCGTCACCATCGACCGCGCGACGGAACAACTCTCCGCCGCCGATCAGAAGCTCGACGCGACGGCCAGCCGCTTCAGCGAGAAGACCAGCCAGGCGGCCGACATGGTCTCTAGCTCCAGCCGTCTCCTCGAAAACAACGTCGATCGGCTGTCGCACATTTCCGGCCAGACGCTGACCCAGGTCGGCGGCATTGTCGGCCGTTTCGACGAATACACCCGCGTGCTCGACCAGGCGGCGGAACTTCTGGGCGCCGCCCAGTCCAACCTCGCCAGCACGCTCAGCGAACGGCAGGATGCGCTGCGCTCCCTCTCCGTCGGCCTCGTCAAGCGGTCGGAAGAGATCGAAGCCAACATGCGCAACCTCTCCACCGTCGTGGATGGCGCCTTCCGCCAGACGGAAGAGCGGACGATGGAAGTCGGCCAGCGCCTGCGTGCCGACCTCCAGGGGTCGCTGGCCGAAATCGGCCGTGGCCTGAGCGATACGGAACAGCGCGCCGCCAAGACCGCCGAAGGCATGCGGGCCGCCCTGATGGGCGCCGGCGAAGACGCAACCCAGTCGATCGAAAACACCCTCGCCTCGGCCGAAAAGCGCTCCCGCCAGCTCGCCGAGCAGATCCGCTCCGGTGTTGCCGGTTCGCTCACCGATGTGGACCGCCTGCTTTCGGATGCCGCCGGCAAATCCGATCTCGCCGCGGCGCAGCTGCGCGACACCCTGCAGCAGGCCGTCGAAGACGCCATTTCCCGCTTCTCCGGTGCGACGGACGAGATCCGCCGCTCGGCCGGCGACATCCGCCGCGAGTTGGACGAAACCCGCCAGGAACTGAAGCGCGGTGCCTTCGATCTTCCGGAAGAGGCGAAGGAAAGTGCGGCCGCCATGCGCCGTGCCGTCTCCGAACAGATCAAGGCGCTGCAGGATATTTCGGCGCTCGTCGGCAAGTCGGCCCAGACGCTGGAAGTCTCGCAGCCCGCCCCGGCCCGTCAGGCTCCGCAGCCGGCCGCTCCGCAGGTCGCCCGCCAGCCGGCACCTCAGCCCGCGCCGCAGCCTGTGGCCCAGCAGCCGGCGCCCGTGCGCCAGCAGGCAGCACCGGCAGCGCAATACGCGGCACCACCGCGGGCGCCCGTCGCGCCGCCGCAGCCCGCACCGCGCACAGATCTCGCCGACAACGGCCTGCGCGGCAGCCTGCCGCCGGAGCGCACCGTCTCGGTTACCCCCCGCCAGCCGGAAGCCCCGCGTTCGGAAACCGGCGGCTGGATCAGCGACCTGCTGCGTGCCGCCTCGCGCGAAGAACAGGCAGAGGCGCAGCCCCGCCAGCCAGCCCCGCGTGCCGCCGAACCGCAGCCGCGCGCCGGTGACCAGCGCAATCCGCGTCACATGGTGGAATCGCTGAATTCGCTCTCCGTCGATATCGCCCGCGCCATCGATCACGATGCCTCGGTCGAGCTCTGGCGCCGTTACCAGCGCGGCGAGCGCGACGTCTTCACCCGTCGCCTCTACACGCTGAAGGGCCAGCAGACCTTCGACGAAATCCAGCGCAAGTACCAGCGCGAGCCGGAATTCCGCACCGCCGTCGATCGTTATATCGCCGATTTCGAAAAGCTGCTGGCCGACGTCGCCCGCACCGACCGTGACCGTAGCGTGACGCAAAGCTACCTCACCTCGGACACCGGCAAGGTCTACACCATGCTGGCCCACGCCTCCGGCCGCTTCAACTGA
- the folP gene encoding dihydropteroate synthase codes for MTFADETVWQLGHGRSLALGARGHLMAIINCTPDSFSDGGRHAGVAAAVSHALACVEDGASILDIGGESTRPGAAPVSPAEEQARVLPVIEALARRTDALISIDTYRAETARLAVAAGAHIVNDVYGLRHDEAMAKVVATSGAGLVMMHTGRGREAEKLEDVIADQQLFFSTSLAIAERAGIARQKIVLDPGFGFAKTAEDDLALMARFEALQGLGFPLLAGTSRKRFIGALTGREVPADRDIGTAATTALLRIKGAQLFRVHAIAPNRDALRVADAMLAAGVRQEIQS; via the coding sequence TTGACTTTTGCCGATGAGACCGTTTGGCAGCTGGGCCATGGCCGCAGCCTGGCGCTTGGCGCCCGTGGCCATCTGATGGCGATCATCAATTGCACACCCGATTCGTTTTCCGACGGTGGACGCCATGCCGGCGTTGCAGCGGCCGTTTCCCATGCGCTGGCCTGCGTCGAGGACGGCGCGTCGATCCTCGATATCGGCGGCGAGTCCACCCGTCCGGGTGCCGCGCCGGTTTCGCCGGCGGAAGAGCAGGCCCGCGTGCTGCCGGTGATCGAGGCCCTGGCCCGCCGAACCGATGCGCTGATCTCCATCGATACCTATCGGGCTGAGACCGCACGGCTGGCGGTGGCCGCCGGCGCGCACATCGTCAACGACGTCTACGGCCTGCGCCATGATGAGGCGATGGCCAAGGTCGTGGCAACCTCCGGCGCGGGTCTGGTGATGATGCATACCGGGCGCGGACGCGAGGCGGAAAAGCTGGAGGACGTGATCGCCGACCAGCAGTTGTTCTTTTCCACCTCGCTGGCGATCGCAGAGCGGGCGGGCATCGCGCGCCAAAAGATCGTGCTCGATCCGGGCTTCGGGTTTGCCAAGACCGCCGAGGACGATCTGGCGCTCATGGCGCGATTCGAAGCGCTGCAGGGGCTGGGCTTTCCACTGCTGGCCGGCACCTCGCGCAAACGGTTCATCGGCGCCCTAACCGGTCGCGAGGTGCCTGCCGATCGTGATATCGGAACGGCAGCCACGACGGCGCTGTTGCGCATCAAGGGCGCCCAACTTTTTCGTGTCCACGCCATTGCGCCCAATCGCGATGCACTGCGCGTGGCCGATGCCATGCTGGCCGCCGGTGTGCGGCAGGAGATCCAGTCGTGA
- the folB gene encoding dihydroneopterin aldolase yields MTTYTITLKNCAFYARHGVLKEESVLGQRFFVDAELDVPVGAALTEDDLSATLHYGHAFGVIEEVVTKTRRALIEALAQDIALALCASFPVIQRAAITVRKPSVPIPGILDYVEVRVEHRP; encoded by the coding sequence GTGACGACTTATACGATTACGCTCAAGAACTGCGCCTTTTATGCGCGCCATGGCGTACTGAAGGAAGAATCGGTGCTCGGTCAGCGATTTTTCGTGGATGCCGAACTGGACGTGCCGGTGGGTGCTGCGCTGACCGAGGACGATCTGTCCGCCACCCTGCATTACGGCCATGCCTTCGGCGTGATCGAGGAGGTGGTGACGAAAACCCGCCGGGCACTGATCGAGGCACTGGCCCAGGATATTGCTCTTGCGCTGTGTGCCAGCTTCCCGGTCATCCAGAGAGCGGCGATCACCGTGCGCAAGCCGAGCGTGCCGATCCCCGGCATTCTGGACTATGTGGAGGTGCGCGTTGAGCACCGTCCGTAA
- a CDS encoding DUF922 domain-containing Zn-dependent protease, which translates to MSAVRPRHACLWAAIALVVLPGLSAASPLISKSYSYFSIAGRTAEDLDSELSRRGPLTKSTGFRHPGATEIKFGGEITYLETDRRCSVGEVKVTLSTKIILPRWKNRSQASGSLGLIWDTLAADIKRHEERHAEIARTYARTLENSLHALPAAVNCTQMEKRVSETTRRIVDEHDKEQLRFDIVESKNFDARMMRLLKNRAGLTE; encoded by the coding sequence ATGTCCGCCGTCCGACCCCGCCACGCCTGCCTCTGGGCTGCCATCGCGCTCGTCGTACTGCCGGGCCTCTCCGCCGCAAGCCCGCTGATATCGAAGAGCTATTCGTATTTCTCCATCGCCGGGCGCACCGCCGAGGATCTGGACAGCGAGCTCAGCCGGCGCGGGCCGCTCACCAAGAGCACCGGCTTTCGCCATCCGGGCGCCACCGAGATCAAGTTCGGCGGCGAGATCACCTACCTCGAAACGGACCGCCGCTGTTCCGTCGGCGAGGTCAAGGTCACGCTCTCGACCAAGATCATCCTGCCGCGCTGGAAGAACCGTTCCCAGGCGAGCGGATCGCTCGGCCTGATCTGGGACACGCTCGCCGCCGATATCAAGCGGCACGAGGAACGCCACGCCGAAATCGCGCGCACCTATGCCCGCACGCTGGAGAATTCGCTTCACGCCCTCCCGGCGGCAGTCAATTGCACCCAGATGGAAAAACGGGTTTCGGAAACCACCCGGCGCATTGTCGATGAGCACGACAAGGAACAGCTGCGCTTCGATATTGTCGAATCAAAAAACTTCGACGCGCGCATGATGCGGCTCCTGAAAAACCGGGCCGGCCTGACGGAATGA
- a CDS encoding 2Fe-2S iron-sulfur cluster-binding protein, whose protein sequence is MTKLTIVAFDGTRFDLDAEQGSTVMENAVRNSVPGIDAECGGACACATCHVYVDDAWTGTVGGPQPMEEDMLDFAVDVRPTSRLSCQIKITPALDGLIVHVPERQG, encoded by the coding sequence ATGACCAAGCTCACCATCGTTGCCTTCGACGGCACCCGCTTTGATCTCGACGCCGAACAAGGTTCCACGGTCATGGAAAATGCGGTGCGCAATTCCGTTCCCGGCATCGATGCCGAATGTGGCGGCGCCTGCGCCTGTGCCACCTGTCATGTCTATGTGGATGATGCCTGGACCGGCACCGTCGGCGGCCCGCAGCCGATGGAAGAGGACATGCTGGATTTTGCCGTCGATGTGCGGCCGACCTCGAGGCTCTCCTGTCAGATCAAGATCACGCCGGCGCTGGACGGCCTGATCGTGCACGTGCCGGAACGTCAGGGCTGA
- a CDS encoding ABC-type transport auxiliary lipoprotein family protein, which yields MREKTVASNVESRSIPRILIVLPLTAALLAGCGTKANNDTFDLSVSPMADGPSARNRQILVPVPTALKSLDSSQVLVRVSPSEIQYLANSQWGDSLPRMVQSKLVEAFENTGKLGGVGQPGQGLAIDYQVVTDIRAFEIDTSGADVARVEISAKILNDRNGSVRAQKVFQASVPVRGSENAQFVAAINTAFAKVGAEIVDWTLKSL from the coding sequence ATGAGGGAGAAGACCGTGGCAAGCAATGTCGAGAGCCGTTCGATCCCGCGGATCCTCATCGTGCTGCCGCTGACCGCAGCACTGCTTGCCGGCTGCGGCACCAAGGCCAACAACGACACCTTCGATCTCTCCGTCTCGCCCATGGCGGATGGACCTTCCGCCCGTAACCGGCAGATCCTGGTGCCGGTGCCGACCGCGCTGAAATCGCTCGACAGTTCGCAGGTGCTGGTGCGCGTCTCGCCGTCGGAGATCCAGTATCTCGCAAACTCGCAGTGGGGCGACAGCCTGCCGCGCATGGTGCAGTCAAAGCTCGTGGAGGCGTTCGAAAACACCGGCAAGCTCGGCGGCGTCGGCCAGCCGGGGCAGGGGCTCGCGATCGACTATCAGGTCGTCACCGATATCCGCGCCTTCGAGATCGATACCAGCGGCGCCGATGTCGCCCGCGTCGAGATTTCGGCCAAAATCCTCAACGATCGCAATGGCAGTGTTCGGGCGCAAAAGGTGTTCCAGGCGAGCGTGCCGGTGCGCGGATCGGAGAACGCACAGTTCGTGGCGGCGATCAACACGGCCTTTGCGAAGGTCGGCGCCGAGATCGTGGATTGGACGCTGAAATCGCTCTGA
- a CDS encoding Hpt domain-containing protein: MAAVNIAFEAPDSVRGGPLPKTRAVDLVHLAVQTMGDKDLEIEVLNLFTRQARAALHEIAERDNAGVSASAHRLKSSANGVGAFMVAEAAEKLEARPGDAALRAAVAVAVLEAENFILKLMR; the protein is encoded by the coding sequence ATGGCTGCGGTCAATATTGCGTTCGAGGCACCTGACAGTGTCCGCGGTGGCCCTCTGCCCAAAACCCGTGCAGTCGATCTGGTGCATCTCGCGGTGCAGACCATGGGCGACAAGGACCTGGAGATCGAGGTGTTGAACCTCTTCACCCGCCAGGCGCGTGCGGCTCTCCACGAAATCGCCGAGCGTGACAATGCCGGGGTTTCGGCGAGCGCGCATCGCCTGAAGAGCTCAGCGAACGGCGTCGGGGCCTTCATGGTGGCGGAGGCCGCCGAGAAACTGGAAGCCAGACCCGGCGATGCCGCTCTGCGTGCCGCCGTTGCGGTGGCGGTGCTGGAGGCGGAAAACTTCATTCTGAAGCTGATGCGCTGA